AAGGATGGGTATGTATCTTAACCAGTATAATATTTGGTCTCATTCACGGTTCCAATATTTTCCTCGGTCAAGATGTAGGCTCCACCAGTGTTCAAATGTTGTCTGCTGCTGTGACGGGACTTACGTTATATATTCTCCGGCGAACAACCGGCAGTCTCATCTGGGCAATGCTGTTGCATGGACTTTGGGATGTGGCCGTATTTATGGCTGTCTATAATAACGCAGACAGCGGTGCCATAGGTGGTCTATGTGAATTGGCCTCAGGTTTCCTAAGTGTTCTTTTCTTGATTATCGTGTTTATTAAGCTGAAGAAAGCGACGGCTCAGCGGCGATAACAGTCCCAGCAAAAAAAGGATGGAACAACACGCAAGTGTGTTGTTCCATCCCTTTTTTGTATATCTAATGCCTAAATAAGACATATCAAATATACAAAAAGCTCTTGAATCTCCTTTGAAGGAAATTCAAGAGCTTCTTCATTAGCTTGATGCGGTCGAGAGGACTCGAACCTCCACGATATTGCTACCACACGGACCTGAACCGTGCGCGTCTGCCAATTCCGCCACGACCGCACATTATGTACACCAGTGAATTAATCACTGTACATAAGACTATACTCTTTTTTTAGATAAATAGCAATATATTTTTAAAACGATGTAAATCAACATAGGCATAACCAATCACTGTTATTCAGTTTATATATTTCACTTATAAGAGTCCGGTATGGTACAACATGATTAAAGAATATAGTTACATCAGAAGTGTGAGTGTAATTCCAAACTAGAAAGGACGAATGCGTATAAACCAGCAATGGAATACCGGAACCTATGATACTGACATGGCCTTTGTGTCTCAGTTTGGAGAATCTTTGATCGAGCTTCTACGCCCCCAGGCTGGCGAACAGATTATAGATTGGGGCTGCGGGACTGGCGACTTGGCGGCAGCCATTGCTGCTAGCGGTGCCACTGTAACAGGGATTGATGCCTCAGCCGAAATGATCCAGACTGCTCGTGACAAGCATCCCAAGTTAAGCTTCGTCTTAGCAGATGGGCAACACTACGTTGCGAAACAGCCGGTCGATGCCGTATTCAGCAACGCTGCTCTTCATTGGTTGACCGATGCAAACGGAGCTGCCGCTTCTATAGCAGCTAGCCTGCGGACGGGCGGACGATTTGTAGCTGAGTTCGGAGGACTGGGCAATATCGCTTCTATTGTGACTGAACTTCCAAATGCTTTTGCCGCTATAGGGCGTAGTGATAAGCTACACCTGCCTTGGTACTTCCCAAGCATCGGGCAGTATACATCACTACTGGAACAGCATGGACTGACTGTAGACCTCGCGCTTTGTTTCGACCGTCCAACACCACTAGAGGCTGGAGTGCAAGGGTTCCAGCGGTGGTTGGATACTTTCGCCAATGGAATCTTAAATGTTCTCACTCCATCTGAACGAGAGGAAGTCCTCTCTTTTATGGAACAGAAATTGAAA
This window of the Paenibacillus sp. FSL R10-2734 genome carries:
- a CDS encoding methyltransferase domain-containing protein gives rise to the protein MRINQQWNTGTYDTDMAFVSQFGESLIELLRPQAGEQIIDWGCGTGDLAAAIAASGATVTGIDASAEMIQTARDKHPKLSFVLADGQHYVAKQPVDAVFSNAALHWLTDANGAAASIAASLRTGGRFVAEFGGLGNIASIVTELPNAFAAIGRSDKLHLPWYFPSIGQYTSLLEQHGLTVDLALCFDRPTPLEAGVQGFQRWLDTFANGILNVLTPSEREEVLSFMEQKLKPTLFQDGRWVMDYRRIRVVAYKRS